A stretch of DNA from Trichoplusia ni isolate ovarian cell line Hi5 chromosome 9, tn1, whole genome shotgun sequence:
TAGCTTTCTACTAGTAAAGGTAAGtaggtagtagtagtagttaaGATAATTAATGTATCGGATTTGTTATCCATTTGAAGGCAAGTTTCGGGAGATCTAATAGTGACGTAAAGTTATCGCTATGGATACCCTAAATGCGGCTGTGGGTTGCGGGTGGACGCCAATCAATCATGGCAGCCGGTGACAGCCGCAGCTGGTGACGACGCCGAGCGCGGAACTAGCAGCGACCCACTTCACACATGCGCCATCATTAACAAGTGGTCACAAATAAACAAGCGCTGATTAAAACGATCCCACCTAACTAACTCCAAATATTGACGTGCTCATCAAGAATCAAAATACTCCAAACACATCTAAACATGGGACACGAAACGTGAAAGCACGTCAATCCAGCGAAAATATCGTGGTAAATAGAAATATTTCCAGCATAATTGCCAGCTATTTTCTCTCAAGCACAATATACTTCGGTCCCAGATAAGTAGTCGCTGACATCTGAACAACACAATACGGAGCCAAACATGAACGTTTTGAGGTGGCTTCGAGCACTTTTCAGCGATCGTATTACGAAGTTCAACTATCCGCGagcacaaataaaatacaccAGTTAGAAAATCTCGAAGTTAGCGCAACGACAAAAGTTGTGTATTCACTTTATGTGATAGAGAAAATCTTTAAGTTTGATTTTATCTCAAACGCTCGTGATCAATTTCCACTTAAGCACTTTATCTAACCTATATCCGCGTTCAACTTTCATAGGGTGTCAGTAAAGAGGTTCCTCGAATGACTGCACTTGACTTGAGACTTGTATCGTCCGGACAGCCCCGCCCCTCTAGAGAAGTGACAATTCTACAGTCGTTAAGAACTATAAAACGAtttaatgtattgaaattacGTTTCATTTCGAAAAGTTAATTGACTTTAGGAAAACATTTCGTataaggttcaaaataaaaatgttataaaatatcagGATGCCATTTTTAGGAACATGGATTTATAGTTAACCATAGGTTCGTAGATGAACGAAGGTAGAAATTGTgttcaattaaatacatttcgCCCATTGTTAGGATTGAAGGAATTTAATCGTCCTTTGTTGTAAAACTAGCGAAGTAttgttaaattgaaaataactcTTCCATGGAATAATTGCGTTAGAAAGGTCAGCTACGCCCTGTAtggcaataaaatttattaattgtgtTTCATTTTGGCCGTCGGTGTGATTTAAATAGAAAGCACCCattctattattttacttaattaaatgtttagtttCTCTTAAACcacttaaatattatgtaccATTGCAGTGTACAACAATAGTACATGAACTTAGTTTAGTATTCTATGAATAAAATGAGTCttgaattaacttttaataaggaaggctaattaattttatagctgCAATAAAATAGAGAATCAAAAGTGTATTTCCTTGTTGCAGGGGTCGGTCGCGGTCGGATGCAACGCGAGCTGGTAAGATATCCACTTGGCTTTGTTTCTCCTTTGAAAGCTATTCGCTCGCCTCCACAACTTTGGCCCGCTGCCCTCTGCTAATTATTCTCTCTACGTAAATAAgagcataatatttttgttaaacccTTACtctttaattttcgttttaattttatgagcTTGATTTTGTAGAGTTGGTTTGCTTAACTCCTTAAGTTAACGCTATTGATGAACCCTtcaaacaaaatactttatccTCGTTTCTTTGTAAGGAAGAGATAGGTTTTGGGTTAACCACATTCAAAAGCTAATCTAAGGATATTTAACAGTTTAGTTTTGCATCTGAAACTAGTCCGAAAGGTTCCAAGCAATTACCTATTGTTAGTGGGAGTGCAAATGTAAGGGCTAGAGGGCAATTTGTACACGCCACTCATTTCATTACACAGAGATAAGGGTCTTGTGAATATTTGCGCTCAATTTGGCACATTTATGTTTCGACGTACAATGGCAGAGTGAGCGGCGACCTTGCCGCAAAACTATCTTTATTTAGAAAGAAGAGAAATAAAACTCATCCAACTTAGATGCTCTTTAGAATAACTAGAGGTCGAACACGAAGACTACAAGAGCCTTACGATCATGAATGCAATTAGATTCGGGTATCATAGAGCCAATAACAACTCGACCGAATTCGTAATTGGCCGTAACTGCAGCTCCAGTGTATAATTGGGCGGAATCAAGTTGGCCGCGTGTGGTATCCGTTGACGTCACACTCGAATGCGAAACGCTAACTAGTGGCACTCAACTCGGCTAACATGAACCCGGGCAAGCTCACAATACGGATAGTGTGTCCCCTCAACTCCGGCGAGCTCAAATAATCGCGTTATCGTTGCGATATTCCCGGGAGCCGCCGAGCGAGGAAGGCTGAACAAGTAATCCGCTTTGGTCGCGACAGCCACAACTTTGTCGATCGCTCTTCTGAATTCTGTACTTTAAACTTGCATGCCGCGACAAAAGAGTAATAAGATTCGTTTACGGGTAACTTTCTTAAACCTTTAAATCTAAAGTTAGATTTCAGTTGATGTACTAATACTTTGAAGAATGTCATCATTTATAGTGATGTACTTTTAAGAATGAGAATAGGATTAACGTTGGATGTACTGAGATACCTAAATGTTGTATATTCGCTTATCAATAACTAAAGTATTGATCCCGACTGCCTcgatattatacaaaaatacattctgCACGATAGCACGGAATGGTTGAACTACGATCATAAGTTAAATGTTAACTATAGATTAACTTCAGTCGGTATAATGGTCTCGTGCCGTATGATAGAAGCGGACAGGCCTTGCGCCGAGGACACTGCACAGACTTTCTTGGTGCATTATTTAACTGCATTCTGCATTTCAGTATCCAATATAAACTTTGTGACTTAAGTGTGTTCGAAAATGTATAAAGTTGCAAGTCTATTGCGGCATTTTAAACATCATAGCGTTTTTTGATTTGAAACTTAATAAGtacttctaaataaatatttcgttttacttTAATACTTTAACCTCCTTTATCCAGTCTGTTTCATATAAGTACACTGCTGTCTTCGAACAACTACCCGATATTACATAAATCGGGGTCTATTTATTACAGTTAGGGCCTTTAACAGAAATTGtgatatgaaatataaaaggcTTCGTGTAGTATTTTTCGGTGAGAAAGTCATTTTACTGGCGTCCCTTCCTGTGGCCACCCGACCGGTTCCCGTCTTCCATCACTCATTCCGGTCACGGAGTAGCTGCCGACGTACGTATCTACACTATCTACATGTTTATACACGATAGAGACCCGCTTACAAACTGGAGCAATCTTTACTACGCTTGCTTCCAAAATAATCATGAAATCAGTCAAACAATTCATGATTACCTATTGGCAGTTTGGCAATACTTATCTTGAAGTCGagaaaaatatggaaaaatagAAATCTTTTAGGTATATAAATGCACAAATATGGTTTGTGAACgtacatttaagtaagttttcatttcaaaataaaacgcttTTTTTATGGAAGAACTCGGAAATAGCATTTTAAGCGGTAACGTGTCGTCCAAACATATAATATTCCTGTATGCATGCTATAGGCTTTTTACTGGCTGGCAACAGTCCACAGCCTTCGGGAGCAGCGATGACACCTCGCTCGACATATTTCCTTAGACTTGGAGCGCAAAGCGTCGCATCTAGAACTAAGACATATAAAGAAAGTAGAACTGAAGTGCTACTGAAATCAGTGTTGCCAATTTACTTATTCGTTGCCTGATATCGCGCTTTATCacctacaaaatataatttatgttaggTTTTGAAAGGCCAAGACGAGGGCGGTAAgaaagatgtttatttttaaatgttttttttttattttgctataaaatgaaactaaaatcgGTCATTAAATAAGTGAAGGCTTGATGGACATATGCTAAATATGCTAATACGCATACACACGCCTGCTTTTAACAGTTTCATAAATACTGGAAGCATGAAATCtaatgaaatcaaaatcatcGTTAACACGACAAGATGAAAAAGTATCTGTGTGTCAATTCTCCTACTTTTCCATGTTCCATGTAGCGTCCTGCCGCGTCGACACATACTCGTCCATACACAATgctgtatacatatatatgctATAGGCAGACCTACAATTATAAGTTTGTGAGCACATTGTAGTGCACGCTGTGATGTTTGTCGGGCGGATTTGATTACATTTATGATTTGATGGTAGTCTGGTCGCTGTTACGTCGAATTGTGCAAACTCTGTTTGTGGTGCTTTAATTtgatacaacattattttatgtgaacTTCCAGTGTAGAACTGTAACAGAGttgataaaatttaacaacCGAACTAGATGTTGCGATTTGATATAAAACCAGAAAATACGTTTTTGGTTATTcgcttcattattattttattttaaatgatgctATGTTAGGTATTCAAAATTgtacttttacataaaaatcgcAATTAACAATACTTTATCTAGAATTCACTGACAACACATTACAATCATGTGATAGTCAGGGTTTAATCGCGACGAAATGTATTCTTTACACGTACagcgaaaatatttttcgaaacaCGGCCCCCTAGGGGGAGAACAAGAAATGTATTTCCACAAAGTCAGCTCTGGAGGTtgtattaagttaaaaaaataaatacagcaCCAAGTTTAATCCCCTGCTGTATTAAACAAGTTACATTTTACTGCTTTGCTTTTATCTAGCTACGGCGAGCTTTATGTAGAGAAACGATACTTTATTTAGTAACACGAACATTGCTTTATGTACATAGTTATGAcgtaaatttactttaataatatattaaatctaGCAAAATCGATCAGAAAAagataagaaaactaaaatcGAAGTTTGTAACTAAGATTTCATGTATCTTCATCACTATATATCAAAATACTTAGACAAATGCAATGagattgatattataattttccacatgaaattatcttaatattaaatcGTAGTTTATCAATATTCTCTCTACGAACGAGATTGAAACGTTTTCATTTCCATGcttatattattgtaacatcGTAGAGCTCGCGTAGACCGCGTAGCAATGCGTAGAGTTGTCACTTCATCCCTATTCCAAGACGTAGCACACTCTTATTATTTTCCTTGAAGTTTCTATATATAAAGCTACAGATATTTCCGTAAATAGCGACCAAATGATTTGTGCCTAATACAGATTGTATTACGTTAACTAAGTATTCATTTTACGACTACgtattttttgtctaataatATCAACATTATCGTTGAATAATCTCATTAGACCTTCATACAATCTTTTCATGTCACAAAATCTTTTCATTTGCTTGATCCAATTATTGAAGCTGTATAATTATTTCTACGTACGTCATGAAACGTTTCTAATTGTATCATACGctttgttttgtaaaacaaaaatacttgagGGTTTTAGATATTTGCAAATGAACAAGAGCAAATCTGGctattgttaaatttttacGCTTAGTCATTGAACTGGCAGAGTATTAAGGGTAATCAGTGCCCGTATAAACTGTGGAAGGGATTTGCTGTGATCAGTGACAGCGCATTAAGGCGCATATTGGCAATATAGGCGCATTTGAGCGTCAGCCGGCTCAATACCGCCGCGTCGCGACGCCCCTCACTCATAAACCTGTCGTTCAATGCTCCATTATGATTCCTCCAGGCAACTACAAACTCCGTGCTGTGCACAATCGTTTCGATTCTTTGCAATATGCTCATCTCCGAGTTATTTCTTCGTGATTGTTGCTTTTTCCGACCGAATAATACTCTTATTTTGGATCATGGATTGTTGaacaaatgttaaatttatctattaaacaaaaatttttaaGAACATGAACAGTCTTAGATTACTTGAAGATATCGTTGAAAAAAGTGTTACTAGGAAAATCACTATGGGtaagtatagtttttttatcgAATATGAAATGTCGAGACTGTCGGGAGTCTCGGGTTGTGAGTCGGGAGTATCGACATGCAGTGTGGAGCCGCGCGGAGGTCACGCCGAGCAGGccccggcggcggcggcgacggCGAGCACGTGAGCTGCTCACCGGGGACCATTCATGTGCGAGGGCGGCGGCTTGCGCGCGCAGCGATCAATACGCGCTGGGCGCGGGCGGGCAGTGCCCGGCCCGCCGCGCGACGCCTCGCACGCgtaccgccgccgccgcgccgcgagCCCATGACCGCCCTCCACAGATGACGGAGCCCGCCCGCACCCTACGAGAGCGCCGCACCGTGTCCGCACTCAGCACGAGCACACTCACCACGCGATCCCGCGCTCGCTCGTACGCCACCACGATAAGGTACGAAAATCGATAAGCGAAGAGTGCCGCAGCATCCGCTGACCGCTCCGAGCGCCGCTGCCGTCTGCCGCCCTGCTGCGCGCGGGCTCGCCTGGACTCTGCTGTCAGCCCGCCACCAGCCCACTACCAGCTCGCTGCCACGTTGTTGCAATTCAAGATAttcatttcaacaatatttattaagacaACCAGTGATTTATTCATCTAAAACTTTACGTTTCgtgttgaaagaaaaatatttaaaattttaacttctgtgttaaaaataaaaatttcataggCGGTCAAAACGTAACATATCttacttgttattttaaattataggtGTGTAACTGTTCACTAACCTTTTTTGGTATATTATAGAAATCGTAGCCAATTATGTCTTTATGGATAAAATAAAGGAACCCTTTTTAGTCATTGAAACCGCAACTTCACGTGTTAATGCTAAGTAAATTTCTGTacatagaatatatttaatatttccaaCGTATAATTTTGGGCGTACTAAATGGAACAGTTTTGGTGTATTTTTTGAACACATTTTATATACGAGTTAAATGTGAAACGTGATTTTCAGTTCAATAAGGTACCAACAGCtttgaaattacatttgaaattatttctctAGTGTCGCCCATAGGCTAAATAGTTTTATGGGCTTGAGTTATTCGTAATTTATGATCTAGACTTGCGTGTTCACTCTGCTAATGTATAAAGCCGTAATTGCCACGTGCGCATAACACATGGCtatcacaatttaatttattatagaaactTTGAATAACTTGCTCTATGTACTCTTAAGCGGTGACTGAGAAAACACTTGATTTTATGTAACGTCATTTGGTACAGTGACGATTTCGTGAACATTTTCTAAGacaaatcaatcaatttgtATTGAAACTCATTTATCTGAATGGGTACTATAAAAACCCCATTCGATTGAATCGTTCGCGTATAAACCTCAAAAATCGTCAATTGAAAAAATGGCTACAGAAGCTTTACGAAATGGCCACTTTATAAAACGTAGTTGTACTCAAAGGGGATAACCATTTCCTTCGGTattatgttgatttattttgcaGTTTATCATTACCTTAAACCCATTTCAGTTCTCTACTTTATATCTAAGTAATGGTTTCAGTAAACATACAAGTAAAAAGCAACTCGATGGATGAATAATGTGTCACGATTGACGTGAATTAATATTGAATTCCTATCACACCGCTCTATCATTAAACTAcacaatgtaaataatattcaaaacatcATTTAATGGGCTTAAACGagggaaaataattatatagtgCACATAATAATGGTGTGTTTAGGTAAACGTCGACTGAACGTGGCTCGCGGTACGGAGGGCTGGCATGGAGGTCGATTATATTTCGTGTTGCAGTCCAATTACTCGCTACGGGAAATAGTCCAAGGACGAGAGATTCAAAGGCCACCCACCTCTCATATACCGTCTAGCATAACGTCTTTATTTATACATAGGCACATATACAATATATACGCGTATTTAACGTACGTCGAAatcagtaatgttttttttttatttttatttttttttattatatttcataatttatgcaTGAAATTAGTATATCTACGCGGAGTTCTTAGATCAGTAGGTTAATATCAGCCTCTGAAGTAAGTAACATATTCTTCGAAATAATATCGAATAATCAAATACAATTTCGATTCAACGGTATAATTCTAGTCACATGTAATTATGTGTCATTATTTTCCAGTTACAGACTGAAGCTCAAATAGAAGGAGGTTTAGTCGTAACCATAAAGTTCTGCACAGTTTGTCATTCATCAgccttttaaaagtttatatttaaatatttacacgcGTTTCAGCTTAAGGAGTaacaaactgttttttttttttttaagtttcagtAAGTATTTTAGAGTGGTCTTTCGTGGTTTACGGCAAAAATATcgaagaaatattaatattgtctCGGCAGGGACATCGTATCGGCAGAGAACTTAAGGGATAATCACGGGGTTATcgataaattgtgttttttcttaTGCTACAATATTTTCGACTTGGCGTTGATTTCCGAGTCACTCTAAGTCAAGCTTAGCCGTTGACAATACGTAACTTTCATCCGAGCTTGCAAATTCTCGGTGTGTAGCTTAAACCCCGAAATCCTTCAGTAATTGACACATTTTGTGAGGAATTAGTCGTTGGCACACGatgttaacataataataattttctgagCTTTTTATTCTCTACACTTGACTGTTTCTCGTGGAAAAATTAATGGCAgtcacagaaatatttttttgtacagttAATACAGTTTACATTCAAGTcgattttttcttatatatttccgaaattaattattaagtagaaTTGGGAATAGTAAAGCCAGCacaaaataaaggaaatatgtTCGGCGTTCGCTCATCGACATCAAAATGCACTTTATAAATCTAGGCCACTAGCAGATGGCCGGTAATAACCGATCATAATCAGCCTGAAATTGTCTCTAAATTAATTTGCTACGTGACGTATAATCCTACAGTAAATTCGGAGTTATTAGCCCCTGTCCACCAGTAATTCCAAAGACAATGATTTAATAAACAAGACTAATCAAGTcaaatacaagttttatttctCGAAAACTCTTATTTTCTATGTAAAGTATATTTAGAAACTTGTAGCTATTTACGATTGTCCACCTCAACACGGATTTTAAAGTCTAAAAAGTGTAACGGTAAGCCAAAAACAATGAATGTTTGAATTCGGTAGTCAACTTTATTAGAGCAAGTCcttgttttagttatttaatgaGAGCATTTGCTTTTGGAGAGAATCCCCAGCTTAAGCAGTGCGACCTCTATCCCCCGCGGTTTAGAATAAATCTTTACATTATACATTATGCTCAATTTACTGAATCAGCCGGTGCGGCGCAGCTTCTGCTCAATTTGGCAGGGTGTCCGCCGCCTTATGTGAATCGATGATATGCTAATTTATATCATTGATGGCCCCTACTTTGAATTACATAATGGGGAAGCATTTAATCTAATGTTATCTTCTGAAGCGTTTTTTGGAATCTTTGATGTAAGCTGATTTTGAGGTTTCACTGTTATTGATTAGCACTTCCTATGGTACAATTCcaagttttaaagataaaaatatatatcagtGGTAAATAAGTCCATACAAACTTAGTCCAATTTCTTCTCAGAGCAAAAACGAAAATCAATGCAAACTTCAcatgttatataaaataatattaaattttgtcgtcagataaattaattattggtaATAATGATTGACCGCAGGTGATGCATCAACGATGAGTCGCCGCGCGCGGCCGTGACATGGGAGCGCAGGCATGGGCTGGCGCGCCGTGCAACCGCCGCACATCGCCGCCGGCTTGCTGCTACTGCTGCTAGTTAACCTGCCAGGTACGACCCATGAAGCTGGTTCAATTAACTCAGAACAAATATACCCCAAGTTCAAGTATGCTCTAGTGGTGCAGATGCTAAGTTACTATTGTTTGTGTTTAGTAACCTGCCACCAAGACCACCAAGATGCCGTGCACATCACGGCCATCCTCGGGGAGAGCGTTGTCTTCAACTGTCAGGTGGACTTTCCGGAAGACATCCCGGTGCCGTACGTGTTGCAGTGGGAGAAGAAGGTAGGCGAAACGGTACGACGGTCCACACTCCACTCTTACAATACAACGCTGCTCATCTACCGTGTGTGTGTTTCTGTTCAGTAAAGGTCGGCTCGTCCGCGCGACGCGCCCCGCAGAATGTAAAGTATATCTCGTGCTGTGTCGGCTCCGACACGCGTATTGTCCCGTGCTAGTGGTAAAGCGCGGGCGCCGCGGGCCGGGGGCGCCGCCCCAGCGCCCTCGCCCCGCGCGCGCCCTCCGCACGCCTTTTGTGTATCTCTGCCTCTTCTGCGTATTGCCTCGTGTACCTACCGCGCTCGTCACACGACCGGTCCGACTGTCCACAGTGATAAAGGCCTTCAAAGCGAGTCCGAGAGAGCAGCAGACCCCCGTTAGATACCGAACATACACATACACTGCCACTTTACATGTACAATAAGATTTTTCCTCCTATTATTTTGTTTGGGCGCACCCTTGTTATTCTGAGATAGTATCGGGAGCACTATCGCTTACACGGCTGACACGGGGCACGCGCACTCTCCGCGCACTGGCGGCGGTTCTGTCTGTTTCTCTCTTCCTGTGGCTGTGGGCTTCACCCACGCTCTGTCGGCAATAGTAGATTCATGTACAAGTACTTGACatattttatatcgttattCAGTAATACTTGGTACTAAAGAGACTGCACACTTTACTGCATGCCGTAGTTACGCTTTAAGTTTCCCTGTTTTTACTTACGcatgtaaaatgtacaaataaatatgttaataacgCCTTATTTACTGCCGATATTTGGTCATTGAAGAGTATGGTGGGTTGTCTTAAATGGAACTACAACTTGACTACTATATGATCTACTTTAATTCAAGCATCTATTTGTAAGTccattattgttttgttatcatCGCATGtaattatagatttatttttgtctgtagatagtttttatcttgtAACTACAAACACTAAAATGACTTTCGCGTGCAATTGTAAGTGGTCCAGTTGCACGTTATGTTACAAGATTAAGCATTGGATGCCGTCCGTGTCTGTGAAACTCATCGCATCGTCTTAAAGCTTTAGACAGATTTGGAAAATGTTTGTAGCGCCTCAGCCGTACGCGGCGAAAAGTATTTAGAACATAAGTATTTAGATGTATGTAACATAAGTGGCAGGCGTGAAAGTTCGCACCAGATTAAGGACGGGAGTTAACATGACTATCTGTGTGTAGGGACAGGACATCCCGATCTACATCTGGTACGAGAGCTACCCGACGCACAGCGGCGAAGGTTACGAAGGCAGGGTGTCACGAGTGGCACCCGACTCGCCCTACGGCGCAGCCAGCCTCAACCTCACTAACATCCGCGAGTCAGATCAGGTAATATTATGTAATCCATTTTATCATTTAACCATTAGAAACATTTTGTAACCCTCAGTGATATTGCAGCTGCTTTCAGCTTTTTGTGACATGTTGTAAAGTAATTTTGTGTTGTTACTTGTTCAATGTTCCATCAGGGTTGGTACGAGTGTAAGGTGGTGTTCCTCAACCGATCACCGAACCAGCACAAAAATGGCACATGGTTCCACTTGGACGTGCACGCGCCACCACGCTTCTCCATCACACCGGAAGACATTATTTACGTTAATTTAGGTAAGCTCTTCAGACTTCAAGAGTAAATTAACCCAGATCTcaaatttcttaaaatgtttGACTAAAGTTCATTTGATTTCTAACATAATTGTAAGAAATTTAGTCCATATTATGATTTAATAGACGCCTCCACCTTTTTAGGAGATGCCATCATCCTCAACTGCCAGGCGGAAGGTACGCCCACCCCGGAGATCCTGTGGTACAAGGATGCGAACCCCGTGGAGCCATCCGGCACCGTCGGTATCTTCAACGATGGCACTGAGCTCCGGATTAGCAACATCAGACACGAAGACATCGGGGACTACACGTGCATCGCGCGCAACGGCGAGGGACAGGTGTCGCACACGGCGCGCGTCATCATCGCAGGTGGAGCCGTCATTACTGTAAGTATCACATTCCTTCTTGACAATAATATTACTCATACTAGCTAAGTCATAAAGTCTGTGTAGAACCAGCTACTACTAGCCTACGATGGGCACATAAGTATTTCCAGATAAGACTGGTTTGAGATTTGGTAACGACTTTATATAGCTTTCAATGTAGCTGCCAGTGCATGCTTAATACCTATGAGTAAGTTTCTGAAAATAGTTTCGACCATAAATCAAACGgaaataatatcataatcatTATCATAAGAAATGGGAATTAAGATTTTATGAACGCTCCTTTTGAATTATGACCTTCTTTTAGTGACAATTGAAAGGTACTCAAAAACTTGGCACGCACCTAATAGCACCTTACAcctatacaaataattaattacagatGCCGCCAACAAATCAAACTAAGTTAGAAGGAGAGAAAGTCCAATTTTCATGTGAAGCAAAGGCCTTGCCCGGCAACGTGACAGTGAAATGGTTCCGAGAGGGGGCGCCGGTGGCCGAAGTGGCAGCCTTAGAGACGCGGGTGACGATCCGACGTGATGGAGCCCTGGTCATCAACCCTGTAGCTGCTGATGACTCGGGCCAGTATCTGTGTGAAGTATCGAATGGAATTGGAGATCCACAAAGTGCTTCCGCCTATTTGAATGTTGAATGTGAGTGTTATTTtgtaatcaaaaatttaaacacaaaacataaataagcaTGCAAGCAAAtctttttttgaaaaaactATTCTCTTAAAATTTATAGAGTCACAAACAGGAATGGAATTATCTATTGCAATTCGTGAcacactgaaataaaaaaaaaatcgaacgaCATTTATTTTCCAGACCCAGCTAAAGTAACGTTTACACCAACCGTACAATACCTCCCTTTCCGGCTCGCGGGCGTAGTGCAGTGTTACATAAAAGCAAACCCGCCTCTTCAGTACGTGACGTGGACGAAGGACAAGAGGCTGCTAGAGCCGTACCAGACGAAGGACATTGTGATCATGAACAACGGCTCGCTGCTATTCACGAGAGTTAATCAGAACCATCAGGGTCGATATACTTGTACGCCTTATAACGCTCAAGGAACTCAAGGATCTTCAGGTACTATCCAGTAATACACCAAAAAGCAGATTGTAATGATGACGACTATTTTTATATCTCGTACTTATTGCCTTCAACATTTTCAGGCCCAATGGAAGTGTTAGTTCGTAAACCACCAGTGTTCACCGTAGAACCGGAACCTCTGTACCAAAGAAAGG
This window harbors:
- the LOC113497230 gene encoding protein turtle isoform X6; its protein translation is MGWRAVQPPHIAAGLLLLLLVNLPVTCHQDHQDAVHITAILGESVVFNCQVDFPEDIPVPYVLQWEKKVGETGQDIPIYIWYESYPTHSGEGYEGRVSRVAPDSPYGAASLNLTNIRESDQGWYECKVVFLNRSPNQHKNGTWFHLDVHAPPRFSITPEDIIYVNLGDAIILNCQAEGTPTPEILWYKDANPVEPSGTVGIFNDGTELRISNIRHEDIGDYTCIARNGEGQVSHTARVIIAGGAVITMPPTNQTKLEGEKVQFSCEAKALPGNVTVKWFREGAPVAEVAALETRVTIRRDGALVINPVAADDSGQYLCEVSNGIGDPQSASAYLNVEYPAKVTFTPTVQYLPFRLAGVVQCYIKANPPLQYVTWTKDKRLLEPYQTKDIVIMNNGSLLFTRVNQNHQGRYTCTPYNAQGTQGSSGPMEVLVRKPPVFTVEPEPLYQRKVGESVEMHCEAQEAEGTQRPSVTWRRRDGLPLQKNRVRALGGNITIDTLRRQDFGIYQCVASNEVATIVADTQLVIEGTQPHAPYNVSGTATEFQVTLRWQPGYAGGPDYKQDYTIWYREAGFSEWTKVPVTPSGATFVTINRLQPGTTYEFQVNSKNTIGEGMMSKAITIRTLDVGAKPKAAPTPAGPVDEKIFQNAPEGSGPKSGPPRNLTVTEVHNGFLITWQAPLERAHLVQYYTIKYRTDAQWKTLNRGQIRPEETSYLVKNLVGGRTYYFRVLANSQTSYESSEEVKFPVPARVKHKAITAGVVGGILFFIVAIILSVCAVKICNKRKRRKQEKEIIRLQHTTW
- the LOC113497230 gene encoding protein turtle isoform X4, which produces MGWRAVQPPHIAAGLLLLLLVNLPVTCHQDHQDAVHITAILGESVVFNCQVDFPEDIPVPYVLQWEKKVGETGQDIPIYIWYESYPTHSGEGYEGRVSRVAPDSPYGAASLNLTNIRESDQGWYECKVVFLNRSPNQHKNGTWFHLDVHAPPRFSITPEDIIYVNLGDAIILNCQAEGTPTPEILWYKDANPVEPSGTVGIFNDGTELRISNIRHEDIGDYTCIARNGEGQVSHTARVIIAGGAVITMPPTNQTKLEGEKVQFSCEAKALPGNVTVKWFREGAPVAEVAALETRVTIRRDGALVINPVAADDSGQYLCEVSNGIGDPQSASAYLNVEYPAKVTFTPTVQYLPFRLAGVVQCYIKANPPLQYVTWTKDKRLLEPYQTKDIVIMNNGSLLFTRVNQNHQGRYTCTPYNAQGTQGSSGPMEVLVRKPPVFTVEPEPLYQRKVGESVEMHCEAQEAEGTQRPSVTWRRRDGLPLQKNRVRALGGNITIDTLRRQDFGIYQCVASNEVATIVADTQLVIEGTQPHAPYNVSGTATEFQVTLRWQPGYAGGPDYKQDYTIWYREAGFSEWTKVPVTPSGATFVTINRLQPGTTYEFQVNSKNTIGEGMMSKAITIRTLDVGAKPKAAPTPAGPVDEKIFQNAPEGSGPKSGPPRNLTVTEVHNGFLITWQAPLERAHLVQYYTIKYRTDAQWKTLNRGQIRPEETSYLVKNLVGGRTYYFRVLANSQTSYESSEEVKFPVPARVKHKAITAGVVGGILFFIVAIILSVCAVKICNKRKRRKQEKAYNMVAARLTDLRAADSTQVPFKKKSDLENAEYRV
- the LOC113497230 gene encoding protein turtle isoform X5; translation: MGWRAVQPPHIAAGLLLLLLVNLPVTCHQDHQDAVHITAILGESVVFNCQVDFPEDIPVPYVLQWEKKVGETGQDIPIYIWYESYPTHSGEGYEGRVSRVAPDSPYGAASLNLTNIRESDQGWYECKVVFLNRSPNQHKNGTWFHLDVHAPPRFSITPEDIIYVNLGDAIILNCQAEGTPTPEILWYKDANPVEPSGTVGIFNDGTELRISNIRHEDIGDYTCIARNGEGQVSHTARVIIAGGAVITMPPTNQTKLEGEKVQFSCEAKALPGNVTVKWFREGAPVAEVAALETRVTIRRDGALVINPVAADDSGQYLCEVSNGIGDPQSASAYLNVEYPAKVTFTPTVQYLPFRLAGVVQCYIKANPPLQYVTWTKDKRLLEPYQTKDIVIMNNGSLLFTRVNQNHQGRYTCTPYNAQGTQGSSGPMEVLVRKPPVFTVEPEPLYQRKVGESVEMHCEAQEAEGTQRPSVTWRRRDGLPLQKNRVRALGGNITIDTLRRQDFGIYQCVASNEVATIVADTQLVIEGTQPHAPYNVSGTATEFQVTLRWQPGYAGGPDYKQDYTIWYREAGFSEWTKVPVTPSGATFVTINRLQPGTTYEFQVNSKNTIGEGMMSKAITIRTLDVGAKPKAAPTPAGPVDEKIFQNAPEGSGPKSGPPRNLTVTEVHNGFLITWQAPLERAHLVQYYTIKYRTDAQWKTLNRGQIRPEETSYLVKNLVGGRTYYFRVLANSQTSYESSEEVKFPVPARVKHKAITAGVVGGILFFIVAIILSVCAVKICNKRKRRKQEKAYNMVAARLTDLRAADSTQVPFKK